AGCGTCCGTGGGAAGCCCAAGGTAATCGGCGCAAATATCTCCCACATTCTTGATGCGGTATCCACAAACAAACAAGTCATCCCAACCATCGTTGTCGTAATCAAAAAACCAGCATGGAAAACTGAAAATGGGTTCGGTGACGCCTGCCTGCTTGGCAACGTCGGTGAATTTCCAGACCATCTTCCCGTTAGAATTTGTCCATGGCCCGTCATTACGGTATAACACATTGGGTCCACCAAGCACTGACAGAAAAAGATCAGGCCGCCCATCATGATTGAAATCGGCGCTGCAAACCCCTTTAACGAACCCCAAAAAGGCGACACCCGACTCGACGGCGCATTCGGTGAACGTACCGTCGCGGTTGTTATGGAAAAGCTCGCATCGATTTTGGTCAGGACCGTTTGATTCATTGCCCAGGAACAAATCAACCCAGCCGTCATTGTCATAATCGAACCAAACCGCGGTCTGACATGGTTTGGCAGAGAGCAAGCCCGCCGATTCGGTTACATCTTCAAAGGTGCCATCCCCATTATTGCGCAGGAGGGACTTTGGGAAATGGCCTTCCGAACCCATCCATCCCCCGCGCAGAACCAGCACGTCTGGAAAACCATCGTTGTTATAGTCAGTCTGAATTAAATTCAACCCGCCCACCTCTCCGAGCAACCCCGCTTCAACCGTGCGCTCAGTAAATGTGCCATCCGCATTGTTATGGAAGAGACGGAGTTGATCTTGGAACCCAAAGGAAGAGCACATAACGTCGAGATTCCCGTCTCCGTCGAAGTCTTCGAGGATACTGCCGCCGGCCAGCTTCATCGGGTCTAAGCCCAGGGATCCGGCAATCTCTGGAAACCGCTTGATGTCATACTCCGAAGCAAAAACCTTCGGGGGAATCAACCATTGAGCGGGAACTTTATCCGGGTAATCCCCGACCGTCATGCTCGCAATGTTCAAAAGCCAGCGAGCCGTTAGGTTTCCAGGCTCTTGCTGGAGCAACGCGGTCAGAATCTGCATCGCATTACGCGAACCCTCTTGGAAACGGTGGATGCCACGCCCCTGAATCGGGGCCAGGCATGACTCAGGATTGTGATCGGCTAAACAATTTGTCATCTCCCCAATCCGCATCCAACAAAGGGCCTCTTTGATCTCCAAGGTGGTCCGGTTCCGCAGGAACGCCTGCGGGTCCGCTGTCTTGACCAATTGCTCCAGTCCTTGAAATAAATTCAGCGCTTCTGCATTCCGCCCTGCGTTCAACAACTGCGAGGCGAGCAAAAAGGACAATTCTCCACGACGTTGCGTATCGGTTGTGGAGGCCAAGATGGGCTCTAAAATCTTAGCACGCTGAGTGCTCAAGAAAGGATTTCGCATGGGATTAACCTGCTCAGCTATTCTCTGGAGCCGCTCGGCCATTCGCGCTGTTCCAGGCCCTCGGAATTCCCGCTTGGCGTCTTTCTCTTGAGCTAGAACAAGGGGGTTTAGAACGTACAGCAGAAAGAAAAAAAGAGACGCGCGCAAAAGCAAGTTCGCGGACAGAGAGTTCATGCCCGAGCATCGTCACTTCCCTTGGCTGTATTGTCAACAGCGGCCCAGGGATTGATTGATAGATGGCATGAATGCTGCCGGACGCGCAACAAAGCTGCTACGTCCACCGGCAAATGAATAGACACAAGAAAACTTCTACCGCTCAAGCCTGCGGAGCGCAAGTCGCAACCGAAGCCTCCACCCAGCCTCAATTCCAGCAGATCAAGCTGGCGCTGGACTCCACGCCGCGAGCAACGTGGCGGTCCGTATGGCCGGTTGGTTGGAATTCCCCGCACCGGTGGGTAGTACAGCCCAGACCTGTCCCGGAGGGACATCCGAGAATAGCCCAATGCTTTAGCGCCTCGTCAGCAGAATCTGTGGGTTGACGGCGGCTCTGGAAGCCGGCCGAGCGTGTGATACATGGCTATTTCCATCGCATCGAAGGTGCGAAAGCCGTAAGCACGTCTGGTCACCACTCGGATTTTATTGTTCAAGCCCTCGACGGCGCCGCTGGAGATTTCGCCCTTAGCCTTGAACCAATTCAGAAGCAACGGCTCATGGGTGCGCAACATCCGGGCCACCTTCTTCATCGGCTCGATGCGGCTGCGCATCGCCAACGAGCACCAATAATCCAGAAAGGCCCCCGACCAGATGTGGGATTTGTAATGCCAGATATACTGGAAAGACTCCTTAAGGTTCCACGCCCGTGCCGTGGCCAGCTTGCTAGCCATCAACGCATTGAGTTTGCGGCGAGCATGGCCGCGCACCCGGCTGCCTCGGCGCAACAACTGCCAACGCATGTGCTTGAGACGTTGGGCCAAAGGACGGCCACGCAACCGTCCGCTCTCAGAACGACGCACTTGGTCGACGGCTTGATTCAAGTGCATCGTGATATGGAAACGATCCACCACGTGCAGGGCTTGACTGGCTTTAGCGGCGATCACCTTCAAGTAAGGCTGCCACATGTCGCTGCACACAAAACGCAGCTCTCCGACCACTTCCTGTCCCAGCGCTGCCAGCCCGCGGCGCAAGGTCGCTTGCGTGCGCCGTCGCCCGACCCACAGCAATCGCCGACACTGAGCGTCGATTTGGTAGATGACCGTCAGGAAATTATCCGCCCGTTTGCCTTTACCCCAATGAATTTCGTCCACGCCGATGGACCTGACCCCTTGAAGTTGTCGGTGCGCCAGGCCCCACTGCACAAACCATTCTACCGAGCGATAGACCGCTTCCCAACTGGTGTGGAAGGCCCGGGCCGTCTGCCGCCACGACAAATGCCGCGCCCACCGCGCCAAAAAGTCCATCATGGCCAGGGTAATCGGTCGCTTGCCGTCGCTCCAGGGCATGTATTCGACCACCACGCCGTGCACCGCACATTCCACTCTGCGCGGGGCATACAAAAACCAGGTGACAATTCCCCACAGCGGGATAAACCGCCACCATCGCTCAGGCAGTCGGTCGTAACCTGGCGCCGGCTGGCGGCACTTCGAGCATCGGGCACCCATGCTCTGATGCGGCTCAATACGCACCTCGATGCGCAGCTTGCCTCGAGGGCTGCGCAGCCGGATATCCCGGTAGACGAAACCCCTGAAATGTTGAATTCGGTTCAAAATCGTTTTAAGTTCCACCTGCATAGCTGGTCTTCTGGTTTAACGCGTTCAATCAACTTGCAAAAACGATTGAATAAACCGAAGAC
The Verrucomicrobiia bacterium DNA segment above includes these coding regions:
- a CDS encoding CRTAC1 family protein; this encodes MASTTDTQRRGELSFLLASQLLNAGRNAEALNLFQGLEQLVKTADPQAFLRNRTTLEIKEALCWMRIGEMTNCLADHNPESCLAPIQGRGIHRFQEGSRNAMQILTALLQQEPGNLTARWLLNIASMTVGDYPDKVPAQWLIPPKVFASEYDIKRFPEIAGSLGLDPMKLAGGSILEDFDGDGNLDVMCSSFGFQDQLRLFHNNADGTFTERTVEAGLLGEVGGLNLIQTDYNNDGFPDVLVLRGGWMGSEGHFPKSLLRNNGDGTFEDVTESAGLLSAKPCQTAVWFDYDNDGWVDLFLGNESNGPDQNRCELFHNNRDGTFTECAVESGVAFLGFVKGVCSADFNHDGRPDLFLSVLGGPNVLYRNDGPWTNSNGKMVWKFTDVAKQAGVTEPIFSFPCWFFDYDNDGWDDLFVCGYRIKNVGDICADYLGLPTDAERPRLYHNNHDGTFRDVTRETGLYRVLHAMGSNFGDLDNDGFLDFYLGTGEPDLATIVPNRMFRNDGGKRFQDVTTSGGFGNLQKGHGVSFGDIDNDGDQDIYENMGGAVSGDLYSNVLYENPGHGNHWVTLKLQGVQSNRAAIGARIRVVVNSATGEHNYYKTVGTGGSFGASPLRQEIGLGQAQSINRIEIFWPRTGKTQVVPHVAMDHFYKITEGQPQAVLWNLKSFRLASKPMGGPMMHHHHN
- a CDS encoding ISL3 family transposase, yielding MNRIQHFRGFVYRDIRLRSPRGKLRIEVRIEPHQSMGARCSKCRQPAPGYDRLPERWWRFIPLWGIVTWFLYAPRRVECAVHGVVVEYMPWSDGKRPITLAMMDFLARWARHLSWRQTARAFHTSWEAVYRSVEWFVQWGLAHRQLQGVRSIGVDEIHWGKGKRADNFLTVIYQIDAQCRRLLWVGRRRTQATLRRGLAALGQEVVGELRFVCSDMWQPYLKVIAAKASQALHVVDRFHITMHLNQAVDQVRRSESGRLRGRPLAQRLKHMRWQLLRRGSRVRGHARRKLNALMASKLATARAWNLKESFQYIWHYKSHIWSGAFLDYWCSLAMRSRIEPMKKVARMLRTHEPLLLNWFKAKGEISSGAVEGLNNKIRVVTRRAYGFRTFDAMEIAMYHTLGRLPEPPSTHRFC